The Oryza brachyantha chromosome 6, ObraRS2, whole genome shotgun sequence region TTATTGGGCTGGCCTAAGAAAGATGTATCTTTGGTCTGGGCTCGGCCCATTCTAGCCTGTCTGAATTTGGATACTGACCAAATGGTTAGTGTATTGATTATGAGAAGTGCAACAAGGCCCAATACTGGCAACTTCAGTGTGATGCTTGCGAAATAAACAGATGCTACAGATCAGAATATCAGACAGCCGACAGCATCACAGCGTTAGCATTTCCTACGTACCCACATGGTCGTCGTAAAGCTGACAGGTCTTTGACTGCAACCATTTGTAGGCTTGTAGCTCGATGAGAGCAGGTAGGAGTACAATTATAGACTATAaagtcagctataaatatattttaaggagataagagagaaaagaaaaaaaagtagcatgttatagatttgtagccagctgtataGTACGGATTCAAGACATAAcatgtgtatgacaggtgagagaagataatatatgttttgtaggtaactattatatgaattgattattaaattaactatagatgatttagagCTAGAAAttaactatactattgaactgacaagataaatcCTGCAACTCTGCGAGGTCTGAAATAGTGGCGCCACTCTGCATTTTGTTGTAGATGCACGACAGCACCGGTCCGAGTGTCTGACAGATCTGCCCCCGTGACCACTCAAATTAATATGCTATCGAAATTAATCACCATTATACTTtgagtaataaaaaaaccaacaacAAACTAAGACTAAGCAATACAATCAACTTATATGAAATGTTATCGTATAAATGATTTTATCccgaaaatattattattgttaaagTTTCATCcaaccattaaatatattgtttatcttTTGGCAATTAACGAAGAGCTACTAACGGAGCACTAACGATGATGCAATTTCTAAGATAAAGTTCGATTGTACGATATTATTTCATTTCGGACAACCCACATTCGTTGATGATATTTCTTTagaatataaatgttttacccataaaatatttttatctaaacCATTTTTCTTAGGcttataaaaagtcaaatgacgaGGCGCTGTCTTCTTTTTTGTCGAGAGGATCAAATCAATTTATACTTCTAACTAAAAAGTGAGGTTGAAGAGTTGTCATTGACCCAGTCTCTAGAAGCATAGGTTAGAGAACACACTCGTGGATGTGTGAGTGTTCGTGTAGTATACACGTAAATCAAGAAACGACAAGGTTAGGATGGGTATATTTGTCTAATTAAACAAGAGACAGTGAAATTGATAAAGCTATAGGACGAttgtttgtgtgtttttttggaaaaagccaaacactATATTCatagacaaaaaataatctatgaataaagAATGTGTTACGGTGGTGATCGAGCCGACAATGCTTTATTTGCCAACGATCTTCCTTATGGTAGTATATGAGATTGAAATGATAGTGATGAATGTTTAGATGTTTTTGTGATTTGTGATGAACGCGACGGGTGATGGTTTTTTCATCACGGACTGATGATCCCTTTACGAGGCTATAATACCCCTTACAGTTGTTGGCTAGTAGCTCCCGTAATAGCTAGATGGCTGGTTCTGCCGTAGCGTTAGCACTACCCACCTCACTCCTATACAATGTTTGATTAATCTGCGCAGCAATGCGTCCACTGTTCCTACCCGGGACGTACAGGGCCGCGTTGTCAACCGGGGAAATTACACAGCTCGATCGGCCGGACGGCGTCGTGCGGCCCCGTTCGCCGCGCGAATTCGCTGCAGCGCCTGCGCCGCGTTGATGAGGCCGTGCGCGCGCGAGCTCGGTAGCAGCGTGCACGGCCGCCGTCGTTGGCCAGAGGGGCTGTGCGCCGGCGCGAAtttaatcaacataaatattatcctaattagtacaaatatttaacaataatatatatctatcatcaccaattaacactaatttaaacttgttaattactaattaataacaaaacacactaattatcactaaacaatcactaatgaatACCGTTTGTGAAGGTGGATGAGTTCATCAAGCCAATTTAATCGGATACACccatctatatttttctcCTGGGGCCGCCCTATCCAGCTTCGCCCGTGAactaaacacataaaaaaactgGATAAACATCTCCCATTCAGGGATATATATCCAGCCAAACAAACATACCCTTAGCCGTGGAGGTGCATGCCTCAAGTCAATTTAGCCGGATACACCCATCCAACATCTTCATAGAATATTCCTCTTCTGAGACCACCCTATTCAACTTCGTCCGTGATccaaacacatcaaaaaaCTAGATAAACATCTCCCatcaagaaatatatatatccagcTAACCAAATAGCCGTCGAGGGGCATGCCTCCTGCCAGTGTGTGTGGATAGTTGCGTGACAGCCGTGGCTTCTGAAAAATCCTGTGGTACTATTGAACCAAGTGTGTGTAGCATGGATAGATGGGCAGCGATGACTGCCGATTGGCTAGCTGGTCAATAGGATGCATGGGGGATGCACATCACATTTATAAAAGTTGGTTGAGCCAAACATCGTACTTATGATTATCTCTCAACTGAAGTTAGTGATGCGCATGCACCGGCACTGATACTGCTATTATATCACTGGCTGCTCCGCTGGTtaaaagattaaaatgaaAGGGAAATGTCAAGCGCCAAGACGGCAGCTGTCGTTGTGTTGCCACAAAGACAAAATTGGCTTACATGAACATAATTAAGATGgtatttagattgagaaaatttttgaaagaagtgtcacgttaaatgtttgatcggatgtcggaaggggtttttggacacgaatgaaaaaacgaatttcacggctagcctagaaaccgcgtgacgaatcttttgagcccaaTTAATCCaccattagtacatgttggttactgtagcacttatggctaatcatgtgctaattaggcttaaaaaattcgtctcaagatttcttccataactgtacaattagttttttgatttatctatgtttaatgctttatttagatataaaaattcgatgtaatgtttttggaaaaaaaatttagaactaaacaaagcctAAGTGACAAAAGAGATGGTTTCTGTCGTCTCATTCAGTATGGCGATGGCTCACGCTCCAAGACATGGAGTCGACAGTCGACGGGCGTTGTAGACACGAGCTGCAGGGCATCGTCGTCAACATCTGGATCAGTTGCGCGGCAGCAGAGCGTTCGCCTTCGTTCCTCCGGTTTGACTCCATTTGAGTGTGTGTCATGTCCTGGTGCATGCAGTAGAAAGGAAGACTAAGGCTACGTTTGGTATAGGGCTAGATAAcccacacaaaaaatatagcgATGGATTAGTAcgtaataaatttttaataaaagcatATCGTTTAATAGCTTAAAAAATgtgcgcacggaaaagagAGATCTAGGTTAGTAGTACTATTGCTGAATGTAGGCTAAGTACTATTGACAATATCTCTCACTGCATATAGTCagttttacttattttagaagaatttaaatattgcATATTTCTCTAGAATGCATTTTCCTTATTTCCATTGATGATGTACAACTTTATGTCTTATTTACAAGAAgacatgtttataaactatgaaaattgatattatatatatatatatatattatgtgttATTTTTACCTGATAATCACTTATATTAACAAAGTAAcaattgaataaaaaaacaaagcaacaAAATTCTATACAAAGATCCATGCGTGTTTGATCatatttgcatttgcatgcatgcactaaAGAACCTGTAGACAACCAAACAGACAACAGTTGTTTGAACTGTTATATAATATGTCTGTTTTGGTGTTTGTATGCACCAAATAGACACCTGCAGTCTCAACCGTTGTGCATGTCCTTAACATGATAAGCAGAATCTCGATGTTTTGGCTTATGTTCTGGCCACAAGGATCGGCAGGAGACCTTCCACAAGAACAGAGTAAACTGTGCAGCGAAAAGGGTTGATAATTATAAGATGTTATGGTGGCAAGGAGCTATAGGTAATTTTGCCatcatttagaaaatatatctagataccaaaatttatagtaaaaatTTGAGATATAAATTAACTAGAGATACAATAACTCTTGGTATCTTCTctaagatgataaaattgcacCTCCAAAAAAGTGTCtaatatctatatatgtcATGTTATAAGGTGTTCTAcctctttatatatttatatgaataccaatgaatataaatacatatataaaatatatttattgattcaTGGACAAAACTTGAtatgatcaaaatatttattaatatggaATGAAGGGAGTAGGTAACTGTATTTggatttaattatattttcaaccCAAATCTTATATGATCTCCAAAACAACACGTTGTACAGGGACGGCAGTTAGGTCGATCGGCACAGCTGGCACTCTATGTTATGACAGTATAAATCCTAATAATTCGTACTCTCTCCGTGGGTAATAGTTTGTAAAACATGGATAGATGTACACCCGTGTGTTTGtatgtcatttaaatagttattaaaaatatgaaaaaagataagataatatgatttagagtaaattacatggccggtccttaaacttgagaCGCAGTACCATTTATgtctataaatttagaaaatatacgtttaagtccatgaacttgttttaatgtaccatccaagtccatgaactcgttttaatgtaccatccaggtccatgaactcgttttaatgtaccatccaggtctatgattttagacattaaaatgagttcatggacctaaacatgtattttctaagtttatggatctaAGTGGTACCACGCCACAAATTTAAGGACCGGCCATGTACTCTACTCTATGATTTATATCATTCcataaacatgtaagtttaaatttaacttctacgatttgtagcaaaaaataagaacaaattaaactgaaaCTGAGTATACGTATATTCATAACTatttttgttccttttgttATAACATgtaaaagtcaaaatttaaacttgcatatttgtgaagtgatataactcgtattaatctatcttatcaactttttatatattttttatatcttagaTGACGTACAAGCATCGGGTGGacatatgcttaaaaaattgctTCTCTCCCTCCGGTTCATATGGTAAGGCATGTTAgatatgtttaaattcatccgttgatcgatatatattagtgtatatatatatacatatatatatatatatatatatatatttttagcattcacataaatctagtcaaataAGTCTTACGTTGAGATGATACTccgtctcttttttttttgacgttgGGTCGTTGTCTAGTTCTGTAGTTCATATGCCCAACATTAGTGCATATTTCTGTCTAAGGGATCGGAGATCAACCAGCTGAAGAGATCCATTCAGATGATCAATTCTCTATCCGTGACCAGGTTGGGACCTGGGGACTATACATATTTCCTGCATCGTCCTAACTCCCAAAGCGGCATATGGTTTCACAGTCCCAGGCACATGCCATGGCCCATGGCCCATGGATTTGTACAGCTGCTGCCAGTTTTGTCGCTGCAGTCATGGGCTCATCGGCATGCATTCTAGAATCAAGAACAGGCGGCTTCATGATCTCTTTCCCTCGTCAGAACCACTGTCCAGGATGTAGTAACAGTTAATCTCCCGCGATGAACATATACTACCACTACCGACTGTATCTACCGTCACCGAACCTGACAGATTGACCAGcaatggatggatcgatcgacaGGAGCCATGAATCGTTCAGCAGAATGCAGCGCCCATATTGCTGCAGTGCAGAGAGGACGATCGAGCTAGCCGGGGCCGGGGGAGAGTCATTCCTCCACAGTGTCGCAAGATTCACTTCGTCTCTCCATCGCATAAGCTAGCTTAGGACCATTATCCAGCCAGCGCAGAGACGATCGGCACCGGTTTTAATGGCGGCATGTGCCGGACGGATGCCGCATGGCGCCAGTGGATCATGGTAGCTCCGTTCTTGGCGCGACATTTGGGGTCCCCAACGGTAGCAGTACGTGCAGCACCAcgacgccatcgccatcaCCTGCCGCTAGCTGATCTAGCTGCTGCACGAACGCGGAACAGTATGGTTTGCAAGATTCTCGCcgtatttttcttcttcttcttcgtcagttcgtcgtcgtcgtcgtcgtcatgtTCTTCTTCTCATTAGGGGCTCCACTGATCAGCATGCagatactacctccatcccataataaactcatttttcgttttttcgtgtccaacgtttgaccatttgtcttatttaaaaaatttgtaaaaaaatttaaaaaaattagtcacgtataaagtattatttatattttatcatttagtaataataaaaatattaatcataaaaaaatttaaataaaacagatggtcaaacgttagacacggaaaaataaaaaataaaattattatgagacTGTGCTGGTAGTGAGTGAGGCAGAGTCTCATTCAAGGCGCCCAGCAGTGCAGACCGGCCGGCCTAGCTACGAACTCCATCTTTTCCTGTTCCTACTTGAACAATGCTGCCACTGCCAGTAATGGTACGAGCTGGCTAGCTGCGCTGCTGCTACTCCACTTCTCTTCGCCCATGCAATAACTCCGGTCCCAGTAGGTGGCATGCAGAGACATGGCAGGAATGGAGAAAACGGAGACGATAAGGTCAATGCATCAGGTCCATGCAAGGAAGAGCAGAGAGCAAATTTTTAGCTCACAGTTGGACATCCATCCGTTATTTGCAtaccatctaaatagttattaaaaaatataaaaaagtttgacaagatagataaatatgagttatattacTCTAcgaacatgcaagtttaaatttaatttatacaagTTCTagcaaaagtaacaaaaacaattatgaatatactATACTtggtttcaattttgtttgtttttttgctataatttgtagaagttgaaattaaacttgcatgtttgtggagtgatataactcatattaaactatctcgttatttttcatatttttattcactAATTGCATAGCATGCATCCACCCATTAGCTAAAAACTGTATCTCCTAATAGAAGCATCAttcagaagcagcagcatgcCATGCAGGCAGAGTGTGCAGCAGCGAGGAGTTACTGCCAAATGCAGCAGTGCCCATAGATCTGTGTTGCATTGATATAAATATCGTTTTTATTTCAGCTGGTACATATTGATTGATAAATTGACCAAACCTGCAGTacatttctcttcttcttttttttttaaaaaaaaaatcaattgcgAGAGAGATAAGTGGTGAgtgagagatcgatcgatagcCAGATCTCAaaagggaaagagagagaCAATGAAGAAGAGGACAGCAAAAGGTTATTACACTgaacaaaagagagagagagagagaggaccaCGGCTATACGTACGTGTATAAATTGGATGGGATTTAACCGCTCGTACGCGAGCACATGCACGCGTCAGTCTCCGCATTTAACGCGGCCAGGCCGCACACCTCCCGGTCGGTCGGACGCTGTCTCCGGCGACGCCACGCCACGCGCTGCGGCACGGCCGGCCGTGCCGGCCaccgcgcacacacacacacactgtcACGTCGCGGCGGTGTCGGTCCGGCCTCGCCGTGGTGGGCGAGGGGGGGAGCTACGGCGGTGGCTAGTGCTTGAGCACCTCCGGGATGTCGACGGGGTAGCGGCAGATGCTGTCGGCCCATGGCCCGTCGGCGTTGCGCGCCGGCGAGATGCACTCCCACGCGGCGCTGTTGCACTTGAAGCCGGAGCCGAAGCCGATCATCCATACGCGGTCGCCGGGGCGCATGCGGCCCTTGGCCTCGATGTAGGCCAGCTCGTACCACAGCGAGCTGCTCGACGTGTTGCCGAACCGGTGCAGCGCCATCCGCGACGCCTCCACGTGCTCGTCCGACAGGCCGAGGCTGCGCTGCAGCTCGTCGATCaccgcgcggccgccggcgtggaTGCAGAAGTGCTCGAACGCCATGCGGAAGTCCGGGAGGTACGGCTTCACCCGCCGGTTCAGCACCCGCCGCGCGATGAAGGACAGCGCGAACAGGAGCTGCTCCGACGCCGGAAGGACGAGCGGCCCGATGGCGGTGATGTTGGCCTTGAGCGAGTCGCCGGCGATGGTCATGAGGTCCTTGGAGAGGTTGATGCCGCGGtggccctcgccgtcctcctcctggaACACGCACCGGTACGCGCTGTCCTGGGCGCCGGTCAGCGTCCGCACGACGCGGGAGAGGCGGAAGCGGGCCTTGGCGCGCGAGGTGGacagcagcacggcggcgccgcccatGCGGAAGAGGCAGTTGGGGAGGAGCATCGCGCGCTCCTTGCCGACGTAGTAGTTGGGCGTGATGGTCTCCGTCGACACGACCAGCGCGtgcgcgccgcgcggcgcgaCCTGCAGGAAGTTGCGCGCGAGCCCGACGGAGATGAGGCCGGCGCTGCACCCCATCCCGGAGAGGTGCACGTTGCGGACGTCGGCGCGCATCTTGTACCTGTTGATGATCATGTCGGTGAAGGACGGGACGGGCGCGAAGAGGCTGCAGTTGACGATGAGGATGTCGATCGCGGAGGCGCTGATCCCCGTCTTGGCGAGCAGGTCGTCGATGGCGTTGAAGACGACGACCTCCACCTCCGCGCGCGAGGCCTCCAGGTTCCGGTACGGCGGGATGAAGTGGTGCGCCGGCGGCAGGCACGTCTCCTCCCCGAGCCCCGACCGCTCGAGCAGCCGCGTCATGAACCGCACGCTGCGCTCGTCGATCGACGCGCCCTCGACGTACGTCACCAGCTTGGCGTGCTCGAGGAACGTGGCGAACGGGACGCGGCAGTGGGGCTTGGTGCGGAAGCACGCGTAGTCGACGAGGTACAccggccgcggccgcagcATCAGGTACAgcgtcgcggccgccgccggcacgaaCGCCGCCAGGAACACGTGCGCCGGCCgcagcgcccgcgccctcgcggCCACCTCCTCGGGCCCCGCCCGCGCCACGTTggccagcgccgccaccgccagcgGCGCGGCCACCACGACGAGGAAGTTGTTCACCACGTGCTGGTACAGCGGCTTGAGCCGCTTCAGCTGGGTCGGCGACGCGCTCATCGTGTCGATCCGGTGGCGGCTCCGCCTCCGATCGATCAGCGTGGAGTGTACGTGTACGTGCGCGGGCAACGTACCGAAGCGAGCGTTGAGTTGTGgagggaaagagagaaagagtggAGAGGAATTTAAAGCGAGGGCGGGCAACGAATTTAACGCACGTTGGTGGGGGCAGGCAGCGAGGGGCGAGGCGAGGGGGGGTGGTCTCATTACTCGCACAGGTCCGTGGTAGCGAGGCGCTAGCCATCGATGGGCTGGTTCACCGATAAATCTGATGAATCGATGCTGCTAATTTAAGACCCGTGTTTCCATTGTCTTGACCTGCTAATTTAACTTAACCgtgtgataagttaacttatctggcacgaaaaacgtagtagtagattagtacatgattaattaataattaattttttaaaaaatataaaatagattaatatgatatttaaaacaactttcctatagaactttttttaaaaaaataccgtttagcagtccAAAAAAtatgcgcgtggaaaacgaagAGGTAAGTTAAGTTAGCCGGGGGTGGTCGTAGCAGCTGTCTGTGCCTGCTAGGCTCGTCATTTTTGGTGCAAATCGCTCTGCGCGTTATAGGTGTCTACTTAGGTTTGCTTTAGTTTTTCCCGCGACGATTAATGTCGTATTGACCGGTTTAGCCAGGAACTATATGACCCTGTTTAgtacctaatttttttttaaaaaacatcacatcgaatctttaaacatctaaataaaacattaaatatacatgaacagtaaaactaattacatagttatagtggaaatcgtgagacaaattttttgatcctaattagtacatgattagccataagtgctacagtaaccaatatatgctaatgacggattaattagactcaaaaaattcgtatCGCTATTTCCATGCGGaacctaaaatttgttttataattaaactacgtttaatacttcaaatatatgaccGTACGCGTTGATGTGACCTCTCTTCTATATAACTTTTTGCCAACTGAGCTAGGTTGTCCTTATGATTGGAAGACTACTCAAATTCGCTTTCAAGCGTAGATAGTTGGCATGGGTTTTTGCAAACTTATCGttggttttttctatattacaaGAATACCATTTGAAGGATAGC contains the following coding sequences:
- the LOC102699970 gene encoding 3-ketoacyl-CoA synthase 6-like; this translates as MSASPTQLKRLKPLYQHVVNNFLVVVAAPLAVAALANVARAGPEEVAARARALRPAHVFLAAFVPAAAATLYLMLRPRPVYLVDYACFRTKPHCRVPFATFLEHAKLVTYVEGASIDERSVRFMTRLLERSGLGEETCLPPAHHFIPPYRNLEASRAEVEVVVFNAIDDLLAKTGISASAIDILIVNCSLFAPVPSFTDMIINRYKMRADVRNVHLSGMGCSAGLISVGLARNFLQVAPRGAHALVVSTETITPNYYVGKERAMLLPNCLFRMGGAAVLLSTSRAKARFRLSRVVRTLTGAQDSAYRCVFQEEDGEGHRGINLSKDLMTIAGDSLKANITAIGPLVLPASEQLLFALSFIARRVLNRRVKPYLPDFRMAFEHFCIHAGGRAVIDELQRSLGLSDEHVEASRMALHRFGNTSSSSLWYELAYIEAKGRMRPGDRVWMIGFGSGFKCNSAAWECISPARNADGPWADSICRYPVDIPEVLKH